The Helianthus annuus cultivar XRQ/B chromosome 15, HanXRQr2.0-SUNRISE, whole genome shotgun sequence genomic sequence TTCCTTACGGGATGGAGCCAAGGAGTGGCTTCTTTCATTTCCAGCTGGATCTATCACTACATGAAATCAATTAGCTGAGAAGTTCCTTCAGAAATATTTCCCTCCAGAGAAAACTGTTCGGTTGAGAACCAAGATTCTGAACTTTCGTCAGGACGAGGACGAGTCCCTTTACGAGGCATGGGAGCTGTTTAAAGAGCTTATGAGAAAGGTTCCACATCACGGGTTGCCCAAGTGGCAACAGTGTCAGATCTTCTACCATGGTTTGGACAGTCAGGGACAGATGATGGTTGATACCTACTCGGGTGGTGATATCGGCACGAAAAATGCCACCGAGGCATTTGAGATTCTTGAAAAGTGTGCCGCGAAAAACCGGTCGCAACAGCCCCCGAGGGGAAAGAGTTCTCGGCAGGGAGTTCATCATGTGGCCGACTACACAGCCATGACAGCACGTATGGATGCCTTATCTTCGAAATTTGATCGAGTGATGGAAATGCACTCGAGAGGTTCTTCGAGTGGGGGAGCATATCAGGTAGGTGATTTTCTGACGGGAGAGATGTCACACGAGCATGTTGATTTCATGGGAAACCAATACCGTCCTCAAAACAATCCCTACAGCAATACTTATAATCCGGGGTGGAAGAATCATCCAAACTTTAGTTGGAAGCCCGATGCTTCTAACCAGCATCCACCCGGATTTGCTCCACGTCCCACAGCTCCAGCTCATGGAGCATATGGTCCACCTCGACCTCAGCAGGAACCTTCCTCTAGCGATTCTAGTGTGCATGATATGCTTAGTCAAACTTAGCTGGTCAAAACACTCAAAAAGCGGAGAATGAGAAGCGCTTTAGGGAGTATGACAGCCGTTTCACGAGGCACGAGAGTGAGTTGAGAAGCCAAAAGGCTTCCATGCAGACCATTGAGAACCAAGTTGGCCAGATTGCCAAGATGTTGTCTAAGAGACAACAGGGGGCCTTCCGAGCAACATAGAGCCAAATCCAGATGCTACTGCAAAGGCCATCACGTTGAGAAGCGGCAAGACCGCTCAAGCCATCCCTCCGGCTGTTTCAGAAAAACTAGTCGATGATGATGAGGTTGATGAGGAGATCGAGGCTGAGTCTCCGGGTGAGGTGCAACAGAGGCGagtcccagcaagtaccgcacgacCCAAGGAGCCAGTGAGAGAGTATGTCCCTCCCATTCCATATTCAGGGAGATTgaagaagcagaaaatggaagaACACTATGGTAAATTCCTCGAGCTTTTTAAGCAACTTCATATAAATTTACCATTTGTCGAGGCACTTGCTCAAATGCCTAAGTATGCCAAGTTTCTAAAAGATATCCTATCCAACAAAAAGAAACTTGAGGAGCTTTCGCAGGTGACCTTGAATGAAGAGTGTTCAGCGGTTCTTCAGAACAAACTACTGAAGAAGATGAATGATCTTGGGAGTTTCACTATCCCGTGTTTGATCGGTAGTTTGTCGGTCAGCAATGCATTGGCTGATCTTGGAGCTAGCATAAACCTCATGCCATATGCGGTTTTTGCTAAGCTAGACTTGGGAGAGCCCAAGCCGACTCGTATGAGCATTCAGCTAGCCGACCGTTCAGTGAAGTACCCTCGAGGCATAATTGAGAATATGCTGGTGAAAATCGACAAGTTTGTCTTTCCTGTCAATTTCGCGATTCTAGACATGGATGAGGACAAAAATGTTCCACTTAGGTCACCCATTCCTAGCCACTGCGAGAGCCTTGATTGATGTCTGCACCCGTAGACTTACGCTTAGGGTTGACGATGAGGAGGTTACCTTTGACATTGGGAAATCCATGCAACACTCACAAAGTCAAGATGATACACTCTACTTCATTGAGACTATCGATACTTATGTGAGTGATCATCTTCATGCTACATTCGAGGAGGATGTTGTGGACACACAGCTGCTAGGAGGGGAGACTTTTGGTTCGCCCCGTGTGGACCGATTAGTTGAGGAGGTGACCTGTCTGATAGGTCACGCGTCTCCCCCGTGTCCCGAGGTTTTTGAGGTTGTGGATCACGTGACTGAGCCTAAAGCACGCCCTTCTATTGAGGATCCACCTTCGGTTGAGCTTAAGGAGCTTCCAGATCATTTGGAGTATGCTTTCTTGGAGGGTGAGACTCATCTTCCCGTTATCATTTCTGCCAAATTGTCGAAGGAAGAGAAGGATCGATTGCTTGAAGTCCTGAAGCAGCACAATAAGGCGATTGCTTGGAAGATTATGGATATAAAAGGGATCAATCCATCCTTTTGTACCCATAAGATCTTGATGGAGGAGGACTTTAAACCTGTAGTACAGCACCAGAGGCATTTGAACCCCAACATGCAGGAGGTTGTGAAGAaagaggtcatcaaactacttgaggCAGGTTTGATATATCCGATCTCTgattcaccatgggttagcccTGTACAGGTAGTCCCGAAAAAAGGAGGCATGGCAGTGGTGACCAATGAGAAAAACGAGTTGATTCCTACTCGTACTGTCACCGGATggagagtttgcattgactaccgcaaactcAATGATGCCACGAGGAAGGATCATTTCCCACTCCCTTTCATTGATCAGATGTTGGAGAGGTTGTCGGGAAGGATGTACTACTGCTTCCTCGATGGTTTTTCAGGATATTTTTAGATTCCCATctctcctgaggatcaggagaagacgacattcacatgtccctatggcacattcgcctaccggcggatgccctTTGGACTGTGCAATGCCCCGGCCACATTTCAGAggtgtatggtggccatttttcACGACATGATCGAGGactccatggaggttttcatggatgatttttctgtGTTTAGAAGTTCTTTTGATCAGTGTCTTGGGAATCTGAAAAAGATGTTGGCTAGATGTGAAGAAGCCAACCTTGTGTTAAACTAGGAGaagtgccacttcatggtgaaggagggcattgTGCTTAGGCACAAGATTTCACAGGCGGGGCTCGAGGTCGACCGAGCCAAAGTCGAGACTATTTCAAAGCTCCCGCCTCCCACATCCGTGAAATCTATTAGGAGTTTTATGGGTCATTCAGGTTTTTACCGGCGATTCATAAAGGACTTTTCCAAAATCGCCCGTCCCATGACTCAGCTCCTCGAGAAGGATGCCCGGTTTGTTTTATCCGATGAGTGCTTTCGGGCATTTGAGCTGTTGAAGGAGAAGTTGGTGAATGCCCCGATCATGGTTGCTCCCGACTGGGAGCTGCCATTTGAGTTGATGTGTGATGCGAGTGACTTCGCAGTCGGGGCTGTCTTGGGTCAAAGGAGAGATAAACACTTTCACCCGATTTACTATGCGAGCAAGACCTTGAATGACGCTCAGGAGCACTACACCACGATAGAGAAAGAGCTCCAAGACCATTGTGTACGCAGATCATGCCTTCGATAAGTTTCGGTCATATCTTGTCCTTTCCAAGACCATTGTGTACACAGATCATGCAGCACTGCGGTATCTTTTTAGCAAGCAAGATGCTAAACCGAGACTGATACGTTGGATTTTGTTGCTGCAAGAGTTTGATATTGAAATCCGTGATAAAAAAGGGGCTGAGAATTTGGCAGCCGATCATTTGTCTCGACTTGAGCATTCCGAGAAAAAGGAAACTCGTGGGCCTAACATCAATGACAATTTCCCCACGAGTTCCTCACGAGGATCGAGACTAGTGATGATTCCCCATGGTTTACTGACTTTGCAAACTACTTAGCTAGTGGCATCCTGATCAAGGGGATGACCCACCAGCAGAAGCGAAAGTTCTTTGCAGATGTCAAGCATTACTTCTGGGATGGCCCTTACTTGTTTAGGGTAGGAGCGGATCAGATGATCCGGCGATGCGTGCATGGTGACGAGGCGAGAGATATCTTACGCCACTGTCACGAAGGACCCAAGGGAGGCCACCACAGAGCGAACAACACGGCAAGGAAAGTGTTTGACGCCGGATTCTTTTGGTCGACTATTTTCCGTGATGCCCATGAGTTGGTGAGGTCCtgtgatgcttgccagagggcgagCAACATTTCTGCACGCCATGAGATGCCACAAAACGGCATccaagtttgtgaggtttttgaCGTTTGGGGGCTAGACTTCATGGGCCCCTTTCCGACCTCTTTTGGTAACCGCTACATCCTAGTCGCTGTTGATTACGTTTCAAAGTGGGCTGAAGCACAGGCTTTGCCCACTAATGATGCGAGGGTAGTGGTGAGGTTTTTGAAAAAGTTGTTTGCTCGCTTTGGTGCCCCGAAGGCATTGATTAGTGACCGTGGGACGCATTTCTGTAATGCTCAGCTTGAGAAAGCATTGTCCCGATATGGTGTGCAACATCGATTCTCTACACCGTATCATCCGCAGACGAGCGGACAGGTCAAGGTTACTAATCGGGGTATCAAGTGGATCTTGGAGAAAACGGTTAATTCTAGCCGTAAGGATTGGTCCGAGAAATTGGACGATGCACTGTGGGCTTTTCGGACAGCCTACAAGACTCCTATAGGCAACACACTGTTTAAATTGGTCTATGGGAAGTCTTGCCATTTGCTTGTTGAACTC encodes the following:
- the LOC110875628 gene encoding uncharacterized protein LOC110875628, which gives rise to MRKVPHHGLPKWQQCQIFYHGLDSQGQMMVDTYSGGDIGTKNATEAFEILEKCAAKNRSQQPPRGKSSRQGVHHVADYTAMTARMDALSSKFDRVMEMHSRGSSSGGAYQVGDFLTGEMSHEHVDFMGNQYRPQNNPYSNTYNPGWKNHPNFSWKPDASNQHPPGFAPRPTAPAHGAYGPPRPQQEPSSSDSRGLPSNIEPNPDATAKAITLRSGKTAQAIPPAVSEKLVDDDEVDEEIEAESPGEVQQRRVPASTARPKEPVREYVPPIPYSGRLKKQKMEEHYGKFLELFKQLHINLPFVEALAQMPKYAKFLKDILSNKKKLEELSQVTLNEECSAVLQNKLLKKMNDLGSFTIPCLIGSLSVSNALADLGASINLMPYAVFAKLDLGEPKPTRMSIQLADRSVKYPRGIIENMLVKIDKFVFPVNFAILDMDEDKNVPLRSPIPSHCESLD